A genomic segment from Gadus morhua chromosome 4, gadMor3.0, whole genome shotgun sequence encodes:
- the LOC115542025 gene encoding neural proliferation differentiation and control protein 1 produces the protein MLLSGSAWSGYGVLLCMCACWLLFGGVSTSVPVKSRCHHLVCAEKGRHFCKAGSSHCGSCLSPLVENKEGLCVAKPKHHRHGTETVPELDQEIDFLHSVIEEKEVSVTQPKRPKVQVNTSSRSDTRIFFDAVVPDRPAAASPNTTAPTGSPPPRDPEGPTTLAPQPRATALDGRAGPRVAPVSAPLNDILVLALISLFVAFGIVFLIVAGVCFFRLRRGSRLAKKADYPGFKGPGTVNGTSHGDANLQMSAQMYHYQHQKQQMMSMGKHQETHTEQRVPDSEMMSDEEEIGGDFTVYECPGLAPTGEMEVKNPLFDDSPLQYQGHQK, from the exons ATGCTGCTGTCCGGCAGCGCGTGGAGCGGGTACGGGGTTCTgctgtgtatgtgcgcgtgctGGCTCCTGTTCGGCGGTGTCTCCACGAGCGTTCCAG TGAAAAGTCGATGCCATCATCTGGTGTGTGCCGAAAAGGGGCGGCACTTCTGCAAggctggctcctcccactgCGGCTCCTGCCTGTCCCCATTGGTGGAGAACAAGGAGGGACTCTGTGTGGCCAAACCAAAGCACCACCGTCATG GCACAGAGACGGTCCCTGAACTGGACCAGGAGATCGACTTCCTGCACTCTGTTatcgaggagaaggaggtgtctGTTACCCAACCAAAACGACCCAAAGTGCAAG tgaaCACCTCTTCCCGCTCTGATACGAGGATCTTCTTTGACGCGGTCGTACCGGACCGACCGGCCGCAGCCTCGCCCAACACCACTGCCCCGACCGGTTCCCCCCCGCCTCGGGACCCCGAGGGCCCCACCACTCTGGCACCTCAACCAAGGGCCACGGCCCTGGACGGCCGGGCCGGCCCCAGGGTGGCCCCGGTCTCCGCCCCCCTCAACGACATCCTGGTCctcg CTCTGATCAGCCTGTTCGTGGCGTTTGGCATCGTGTTTCTGATCGTCGCAGGGGTCTGTTTCTTCAG GTTGCGGAGGGGATCGCGCTTGGCCAAGAAAGCAGACTATCCTGGGTTCAAAGGACCAGGCACGGTTAATGGAACATCG CATGGTGATGCAAATCTCCAAATGAGTGCTCAGATGTATCACTACCAGCACCAGAAACAGCAGATGATGTCCATGGGAAA ACaccaagagacacacacagagcagagggtccccgactctgagaTGATGTCAGACGAGGAAGAGATCGGAGGAGACTTCACCGTGTACGAGTGTCCCGGACTAGCACCG acaggagagatggAAGTGAAGAATCCACTGTTTGATGACTCACCGCTACAGTACCAGGGACATCAAAAgtga
- the pou5f3 gene encoding POU domain, class 5, transcription factor 1, with translation MSDRSQSPASDCNSRPYDFSRANLYSHPTMGQDNLGNNAGSLQLPSGVLQDPGLLFNKATYNGIAQATAQTFFPFHHVAGDYRTSDLQTGEFGQPKHWYPFAATDYTGQVPGVMATNQPTNLSPPIAETREQIKLPMPEIKTEKEPEEDYSAEIKAQHYTTAAASAPMAHGVYYSPAWNPSFWPGLAHITQHPINQNPSTSSASSPSLSPSPPSNGVQANAFFNGNANQVVPAPPAQNSAPTRSSGSSSGGCSDSEEEENLSTEELEQFAKELKHKRITLGFTQADVGLALGNLYGKMFSQTTICRFEALQLSFKNMCKLKPLLQRWLNEAETSDNPQDMYKIERVFVDTRKRKRRTSLEGTVRSALESYFIKCPKPNTIDITHISDDLGLERDVVRVWFCNRRQKGKRLALPLDEECDGQYYEQSPPPPHPPAMGMMPSSMPGQGYPVHPYPGGPPTLYMPQLHRSDAFKQGLHPGLVGHLTG, from the exons ATGTCCGACAGGTCGCAGAGTCCGGCCTCTGACTGCAACAGCCGACCGTATGACTTCAGCCGGGCCAACCTCTACAGCCACCCCACCATGGGGCAGGACAACCTGGGAAACAACGCCGGGTCACTGCAGCTCCCGTCCGGCGTCCTCCAAGACCCGGGTCTCCTCTTCAACAAGGCCACTTATAACGGGATCGCCCAGGCCACAGCGCAGACATTTTTCCCCTTCCATCACGTCGCTGGGGACTACAGGACCTCCGATCTACAAACTGGAGAGTTTGGCCAACCCAAGCATTGGTATCCCTTCGCCGCGACGGACTACACCGGACAGGTACCCGGGGTCATGGCGACCAATCAGCCCACCAACCTCAGTCCTCCCATCGCTGAAACAAGGGAACAGATAAAATTGCCCATGCCTGAGATCAAAACAGAAAAGGAACCGGAGGAAGACTATTCCGCCGAGATAAAGGCCCAGCATTACACCACCGCCGCGGCCTCCGCGCCCATGGCCCACGGTGTCTACTACTCCCCGGCGTGGAACCCGTCCTTCTGGCCGGGTCTTGCACACATCACCCAACACCCCATTAATCAAAACCCGTCCACGTCGTCCGCgtcctccccgtctctctccccctcgccacCGAGCAACGGAGTCCAGGCTAACGCGTTCTTTAACGGGAACGCAAACCAGGTGGTGCCCGCACCTCCGGCTCAGAACTCGGCCCCGACCCGCAGCAGTGGGTCCTCTAGCGGGGGATGCAGTGACTCAGAGGAAGAG gAGAACTTGTCTACTGAAGAACTGGAGCAGTTCGCTAAGGAGTTGAAGCACAAACGGATCACTCTGGGCTTCACCCAAGCGGATGTAGGCCTCGCCCTCGGTAACCTCTACG GCAAGATGTTCAGTCAGACCACCATCTGTCGGTTTGAGGCGCTCCAGCTGAGCTTTAAGAACATGTGCAAGCTGAAACCGCTGCTTCAGAGGTGGCTGAACGAAGCAGAGACTTCAGATAATCCTCAAGAT ATGTACAAAATTGAGCGTGTGTTCGTGGACACCAGGAAGAGGAAGCGGAGGACCAGCCTGGAGGGTACGGTCCGCTCCGCCCTGGAGTCGTACTTCATCAAGTGTCCCAAGCCCAACACCATCGACATCACGCACATCTCCGATGACCTCGGGCTCGAGAGAGac GTGGTCCGCGTGTGGTTCTGCAACCGCCGGCAGAAGGGCAAGCGGCTGGCGCTGCCCCTGGACGAGGAGTGTGACGGCCAGTACTACGAGCAGAGCCCCccgcctcctcatcctcctgcaaTGGGCATGATGCCCTCGTCCATGCCCGGCCAGGGGTATCCAGTGCACCCGTACCCGGGCGGCCCGCCCACCCTCTACATGCCCCAGCTGCACCGGTCCGACGCCTTCAAGCAGGGCCTGCACCCCGGGCTGGTAGGTCACCTGACGGGATAG